CGCATCGCAGCCTCGTCGTGCATCGCGACATCAAGCCGTCGAACATCCTGATCGATGCGGCCGGCTCACCGAAGCTGCTCGACTTCGGCATCGCACGGCTGCTCGATCCGTCCGCGCCGGACACGGGTCCCGTGACCCGTACGGGACTGCGCCTGCTGACGCCCGAGTACGCGTCGCCCGAGCAGCGGCACGGTCTGCCCGTCACCACCGCTACGGACGTCTACTCGCTCGGCCTCGTACTCTACGAGCTGCTGACCGGCACGCGTGCCGATCCCGACCGACTCCGGCGGCCGAGCACTGTCGCCGGGAACGACGCCTGGCGACGCCGGCTGCGCGGCGATCTCGATACGATCATCCTGCGTGCACTCGCGGAGGATCCCGAGCGGCGCTACGCGTCCGCGGATCAGCTGGCAGACGACATCGATCGGCATCTGCAGCAGCTGCCGGTACACGCGCGCGGCGAATCGATGCGCTACCGCGCGGGCAGGTTCATCCGCCGCCACCGCGGTGTCGTTGCGGCCGCTGCGTTAATCGTGCTTTCGCTCGTGTCCGGACTGGGCGTCGCACTCTGGCAGGCTGGTCAGGCAGCACGCGAGCGCGACGAGGCGAACCGGGAGCGCGCGCGTGCCGAGCAGGTCTCGGAATTCGTGCTTGGCCTTTTCGGCTCCTCCGACCCGCTCCGTCCCGAGGCGGGCGACACGATGCGGGTGCGCGCAGTGGTCGAGCACGGTGCCGACCGTGTACGCGCAGAGCTCGCCGGACAACCGCAGCTGCAGGCGCAGATGCTGACGATGCTCGGTCGCGTTTTCCGCAACCTCGGTCAATACAGTCGTGCCGAGGAGCTGATCGGTGAGGCAATCGTCCTGGCAGGCGACAACCCGCTGTACGCGCGCGAGCATGTGGAAGCGACGGCGGCGCTGGCAGACCTCGCGTTGCGCCGGCGCGAGTACGCAAGGCTCGATTCACTCGCCAGTGCCGTCGTGTCGTCTTACGAAGATGCTGACTGGCCCGTCGACGTCACATACGTCAACAATGTCAGTCTGCTCGCGATCGCACGGGACGGGCTCGGCAATTACGACGAGGCGCGACAGCGGCACGAGCAGGCGCTGGAGCTCGCCAGCACACTGGGCGATACCGCAGTCAGTACGCGCGCGAGCATGCTCAACAATTACGCGGTCCACCTGCATCAGCTGGGTGAGTACGCGCAGGCCGAGCCGCTCATGCGTCAGTCACTGGAGCTCGCCCGCTCCATCTACGGATCGCGGCATGTCGGCCTCGTGAGTGACCTCAACAACCTGGCAAGCGCGATTCACTACCAGGGCCGGCACGACGAGGCAGAACCCGTGTATCGCGAAGCGATCGAGATCGCCCGCGACGCCTACGGGCCGGATCATCCGTACGTTGCGCAGTTCCAGGAGAATCTCGCGACCCTCTACGCGGACATGGGACGCTACGAGGATGCGGCACCGCTCTATCGTGAAGCGCTGCGCGTCGCGCTGCTGGAGCCGGAGGGTCTGCGACTCGCGAATCTGCGACGC
The DNA window shown above is from Longimicrobiales bacterium and carries:
- a CDS encoding serine/threonine-protein kinase, whose product is MSRERWQRIDDLFAAALEIEPSARDAWLTAQCAGDTELLAHVRRLLRRAEEAEVVLGDSVTRYASDILESLGGEAVADEALAAGTRIGPYRLIREVGRGGMGTVYLAERADAEFEKRVALKLVRRGMDTEDVLLRFRFERQILASLEHPSIARLYDGGAAPDGRPYLVMEYIEGEPITRYAETHGLGIDERLRLFGDVCDAVAFAHRSLVVHRDIKPSNILIDAAGSPKLLDFGIARLLDPSAPDTGPVTRTGLRLLTPEYASPEQRHGLPVTTATDVYSLGLVLYELLTGTRADPDRLRRPSTVAGNDAWRRRLRGDLDTIILRALAEDPERRYASADQLADDIDRHLQQLPVHARGESMRYRAGRFIRRHRGVVAAAALIVLSLVSGLGVALWQAGQAARERDEANRERARAEQVSEFVLGLFGSSDPLRPEAGDTMRVRAVVEHGADRVRAELAGQPQLQAQMLTMLGRVFRNLGQYSRAEELIGEAIVLAGDNPLYAREHVEATAALADLALRRREYARLDSLASAVVSSYEDADWPVDVTYVNNVSLLAIARDGLGNYDEARQRHEQALELASTLGDTAVSTRASMLNNYAVHLHQLGEYAQAEPLMRQSLELARSIYGSRHVGLVSDLNNLASAIHYQGRHDEAEPVYREAIEIARDAYGPDHPYVAQFQENLATLYADMGRYEDAAPLYREALRVALLEPEGLRLANLRRNYALNLHATGQLDEAEAMLRASLEGFRRELGDDHLYPALARTSLGRTLTEAGHPAEALPLLRAALGVIEREFPSDHWRVHHVRGEIGRALALLGDYTQAEPMLLQSHTTLAAARGENDHLTRDMRSYLHRMYTELQRIDEAAAFAPAPR